Proteins encoded within one genomic window of Anopheles gambiae chromosome 3, idAnoGambNW_F1_1, whole genome shotgun sequence:
- the LOC133392693 gene encoding toll-like receptor Tollo, producing MKVKCVIYLTLLYRVYCTTAATTTPSSSTNKIHYRCTTQGYYYSEAKFSNVIIDESTIPLFTCDSTSQKQTVKFEMSSIQEVPKKLFDTFSNLLVANFTRSGIKYINRYSLDRAVNLQKLDLSSNAIEQLNANCFSGATALLELNLSFNNISSIDKLTFNTLLNLILLRLTGNKLRSLDNKVFEPLKSLRTIYLNSNELQVIESGIIAKNTKLQFLLLQNNHINMVEEGAFLVENLEASSSNLTIVSLSNNKLTKLNLGTIKVNQLYLTNNTLEALHLSPWIGTVYAENNIISNVTVSDVTNMQLKTLRLANNSITSLESIQQFHSLVDLDLSNNHIGPLNITSLAKLANLQQLGLERTFISNLQHGTFAQQQSLKWLDISYNNLDRFDFDILTSSAALQQIFLDGNRLKSLNYEHLKKTFPALVKIGLSENNWNCTYLIQLVRYCNEHSIELFKSQAVQNQTNVKGIYCFDDKNPLANWNNTLQHVQALHPHLNSTTEDSALQTLLQSVLDDVKRFSENHADVANQTSKLDGAVYDLTKNQFNIQKDVNSLRQSLFEIRLALVANRTNGSVGADNDELRRMIETANNLTLDKQELRAKTLEFKIYEQTFKVDKALELAQESIDKNTVLGKRVEQWISNIVSTSGMLGQDRLLVHQSAAQVEGSGGNGNGVNIAVLVMLCVLIGLIMIGIFKLNRGSYGVERRRYANRDSSMATIINNDI from the coding sequence ATACCGTGTGTATTGCACAACAGCTGCAACGACAACACCCTCATCGAGTACCAATAAAATACACTATCGATGTACAACACAAGGCTATTATTATTCTGAAGCAAAATTTTCCAATGTAATCATCGACGAATCAACAATACCACTATTCACATGTGATTCTACATCACAGAAACAAACAGTGAAATTCGAAATGTCATCAATCCAAGAAGTACCCAAAAAGTTGTTCGACACATTTTCTAATTTATTGGTGGCCAACTTTACCCGTAGTGGAATCAAATACATCAATCGATACAGTTTGGACAGGGCAGTCAATCTTCAAAAGCTGGATTTGTCTAGCAATGCAATCGAACAGCTTAATGCAAATTGTTTTTCGGGAGCGACTGCCCTTCTTGAGCTTAATCTTTCGTTCAACAATATCAGCTCAATCGATAAATTGACATTCAACACACTATTAAATCTGATATTGCTTCGGTTGACTGGAAACAAGCTTCGATCGTTGGATAACAAAGTATTTGAACCACTTAAATCATTGCGTACGATTTATCTCAACTCCAACGAGCTGCAGGTCATTGAGTCGGGCATAATTGCTAAAAATACTAAACTGcaatttcttcttctgcaaAACAACCACATCAATATGGTTGAAGAAGGAGCATTTTTAGTTGAAAATTTAGAAGCATCTTCGTCAAATTTGACCATTGTCTCTTTAAGCAATAATAAGCTAACGAAATTGAATTTGGGAACGATAAAAGTCAATCAGTTGTATCTTACGAACAATACGCTAGAGGCGCTTCATCTATCGCCGTGGATTGGAACGGTTTACGCGGAAAACAATATAATATCGAATGTTACAGTGAGTGATGTGACAAACATGCAACTAAAAACGTTAAGGTTGGCAAATAACTCGATCACATCTCTAGAATCGATACAGCAATTCCATTCGCTCGTCGACCTGGATCTGTCCAATAATCACATCGGACCATTGAACATCACTAGCCTTGCAAAGCTAGCCAATCTTCAGCAATTGGGACTAGAACGGACGTTCATTTCCAACCTCCAGCACGGAACctttgcacaacaacaatctCTCAAATGGTTGGATATATCCTACAACAACCTCGATCGGTTTGACTTTGACATTCTTACGTCATCTGCAGCGCTTCAGCAGATCTTTCTGGACGGTAATCGGCTAAAGTCGCTGAACTATGAGCATCTGAAGAAAACGTTCCCGGCGCTTGTAAAAATCGGCTTGTCGGAAAACAACTGGAACTGTACATATCTGATCCAGCTTGTGCGCTATTGTAACGAACATTCAATCGAACTGTTCAAGTCCCAAGCGGTACAGAATCAGACCAACGTCAAGGGTATCTATTGTTTCGACGACAAGAATCCGCTGGCCAACTGGAACAACACATTGCAACATGTGCAGGCGCTGCATCCTCATCTGAACAGCACCACCGAGGATAGTGCCCTGCAAACGTTGCTGCAAAGTGTGCTGGATGACGTGAAACGGTTTAGTGAGAACCATGCGGACGTAGCGAATCAAACCAGCAAGCTGGATGGTGCTGTGTACGATCTGACGAAGAATCAGTTCAACATCCAGAAGGATGTGAACAGTTTGAGACAGTCACTATTCGAGATACGGCTTGCATTGGTGGCGAACCGTACGAACGGAAGCGTTGGGGCGGATAACGACGAGCTACGGCGTATGATCGAGACGGCAAACAATCTGACGCTGGACAAGCAGGAGCTGCGTGCCAAAACACTCGAGTTTAAGATATACGAGCAGACGTTTAAGGTGGATAAGGCGTTGGAGTTGGCGCAGGAAAGTATAGATAAGAACACAGTCCTAGGCAAACGAGTCGAGCAGTGGATCAGCAACATTGTGAGCACGAGTGGTATGTTGGGGCAGGATCGGTTACTAGTCCATCAGAGTGCAGCACAAGTTGAAGGTAGCGGTGGAAATGGCAATGGAGTGAATATTGCAGTGTTGGTTATGCTTTGTGTCCTAATAGGGTTGATCATGAttggaatttttaaattaaaccgTGGATCGTACGGTGTTGAACGAAGGCGCTATGCTAACAGAGATAGCAGCATGGCAACGATAATCAATAATGATATCTAA